From the genome of Roseofilum capinflatum BLCC-M114, one region includes:
- a CDS encoding L,D-transpeptidase, which produces MKAIIPILTLIMLGAQGIQPIPTFAQTPTLEEQVQTLKNSSQRWIEVNIATQRLTAWEGSIPIYSVIISTGKAYHETPRGSFAIESKHDVARMQGDGYDLPDVPYTMYYSGHYAIHGAYWHHQFGTPVSHGCVNVAVDHAQWLFNWTELGTPVIVK; this is translated from the coding sequence ATGAAAGCAATTATCCCTATCCTCACCCTCATTATGCTTGGAGCGCAAGGTATCCAACCTATCCCCACCTTCGCCCAAACCCCAACCCTAGAAGAGCAGGTTCAAACCCTGAAAAACTCCAGCCAACGCTGGATAGAAGTGAATATTGCCACCCAGCGCCTCACCGCTTGGGAAGGCTCCATTCCCATCTACAGCGTCATTATCTCCACCGGAAAAGCCTACCATGAAACCCCCAGAGGCAGCTTTGCCATCGAATCCAAACATGACGTTGCTCGGATGCAAGGAGATGGCTATGATTTGCCCGATGTTCCCTATACCATGTACTATTCTGGTCACTATGCCATCCATGGCGCGTACTGGCATCATCAATTTGGCACACCCGTCAGCCATGGTTGCGTGAATGTTGCCGTCGATCATGCCCAATGGCTCTTTAACTGGACAGAGTTGGGAACCCCCGTGATTGTTAAATAG
- a CDS encoding DUF4149 domain-containing protein, whose translation MATLSGSNQKHLNWQQILLGALGFWLSATLIVDLVIMPILYSAGMMTQPGFASAGYSIFWVFNRVEIICAALTLTGLLVLENQHQLSEAKRHTAIIVSVILLAVALVDTYGLTPQMSAMGLNLTFFETVRSLPSEMMPMQMGYWALDLFKIIGCGLILQLCSPWSTAKN comes from the coding sequence ATGGCAACTCTATCTGGAAGCAATCAAAAACATCTGAACTGGCAACAAATCCTCCTAGGCGCTCTAGGGTTTTGGCTAAGTGCAACCCTGATCGTCGATCTGGTAATTATGCCCATTTTGTATAGTGCCGGAATGATGACTCAACCCGGATTTGCATCAGCAGGCTATTCTATTTTTTGGGTGTTTAACCGTGTAGAAATTATCTGCGCTGCCTTAACCTTAACGGGCTTGCTCGTTTTAGAAAATCAACATCAACTATCAGAAGCAAAACGCCACACTGCTATTATCGTATCAGTCATTTTATTAGCGGTCGCTTTGGTAGACACCTATGGATTAACCCCACAAATGAGTGCCATGGGACTGAATTTAACCTTCTTTGAAACCGTGCGATCGCTGCCCTCAGAAATGATGCCCATGCAAATGGGATATTGGGCATTAGATTTGTTTAAAATCATCGGTTGTGGTCTAATTCTCCAACTCTGTAGCCCTTGGAGTACGGCGAAGAACTAA
- a CDS encoding DUF2808 domain-containing protein translates to MGNWIQHYKLLILPFSLLAFTVGDPTLSRSAPMYAVTLRDGITAFAGQPRLISVTTTNNSIRAWSAAYYFTIELPEDATEPLKKLEISQTQGFDVPRYEAQRTRVFAGDRRNRGRSFTIEEVAIAERTITLTLEEPIPPGTQFTLGLYPVRNPNTTGVYLFGVTAFPQGEKPQKAFLGFGRLHFYHPYF, encoded by the coding sequence ATGGGTAATTGGATACAGCATTATAAGCTATTAATTCTTCCGTTTAGTCTTTTGGCCTTCACTGTGGGCGATCCTACCCTTTCCCGATCTGCGCCAATGTATGCGGTTACTCTACGAGATGGAATTACAGCCTTTGCCGGACAACCCCGGTTAATCTCCGTGACGACGACGAACAACTCCATTCGTGCTTGGAGTGCAGCCTATTACTTTACCATCGAACTGCCAGAGGATGCCACTGAACCGCTTAAGAAGCTGGAAATCAGTCAAACGCAAGGCTTTGATGTACCTCGATATGAAGCTCAACGAACCAGGGTTTTTGCAGGCGATCGCCGCAATCGGGGGCGATCCTTTACAATAGAAGAGGTAGCGATCGCAGAGCGCACGATTACCCTAACCTTAGAGGAACCCATTCCCCCTGGAACCCAATTTACCCTCGGCTTATATCCGGTTAGAAATCCCAATACCACTGGCGTATACTTATTTGGCGTAACTGCGTTTCCTCAAGGAGAAAAGCCCCAAAAAGCGTTTCTGGGATTTGGCCGACTTCACTTTTATCACCCCTATTTTTAG
- a CDS encoding MDR/zinc-dependent alcohol dehydrogenase-like family protein — protein MKGIWLENQQLQLRTDLSTPTPPEGEALVKVLRAGICNTDLELLRGYYPYTGILGHEFVGVVAEGPEKWVNQRVVGEINASCGDCRFCRRGEPTHCENRTVLGIVNRHGAFADYLSLPIKNLHPVPDTVETNAATFTEPLAAALEIQEQVSITPEDRVLVVGDGKLGQLVAQSLALTGCNLLAIGRHREKLANLEALGISVGFADDVQEGTFDRTVECTGNPQGFAIAARALRPRGTLVLKSTYAGKLTFDASTLVVNEITVIGSRCGPFDKALALLENHRIDIHRLIQAEYPLSEGLEGFKLAQQKGALKVLLNMEE, from the coding sequence ATGAAAGGAATTTGGCTGGAAAACCAACAACTCCAACTGCGAACGGATTTATCTACCCCCACTCCTCCAGAAGGAGAAGCGTTAGTGAAAGTGTTGCGTGCTGGCATTTGTAATACGGATTTAGAGCTACTGCGCGGATACTATCCCTACACGGGGATTCTCGGTCATGAGTTTGTCGGTGTTGTAGCAGAAGGGCCAGAAAAGTGGGTGAATCAACGAGTAGTGGGGGAAATCAATGCTAGTTGTGGAGACTGTCGCTTCTGTCGGCGGGGAGAACCCACCCATTGCGAAAACCGGACAGTATTAGGCATTGTCAATCGCCATGGAGCGTTTGCCGATTATCTAAGTTTGCCAATTAAAAATTTACATCCGGTTCCCGATACGGTAGAGACGAATGCGGCCACATTTACGGAGCCGTTAGCTGCTGCTTTAGAAATTCAAGAGCAGGTATCGATTACTCCAGAGGATAGGGTTTTAGTGGTTGGAGATGGCAAATTAGGACAGTTGGTGGCTCAAAGCTTGGCGCTCACTGGATGCAACCTGTTGGCGATCGGTCGTCATCGGGAGAAGTTAGCCAATTTAGAAGCTCTGGGAATTTCCGTAGGGTTTGCGGATGATGTTCAAGAGGGTACATTCGATCGCACCGTGGAATGTACGGGCAACCCCCAAGGATTTGCGATCGCCGCTCGTGCCCTTCGTCCACGGGGAACCCTTGTCCTAAAAAGCACGTATGCAGGGAAGCTCACCTTCGATGCTTCTACCCTGGTGGTCAATGAAATCACGGTCATTGGATCGCGATGCGGCCCCTTTGATAAAGCCTTAGCTCTACTGGAAAACCATCGCATTGATATTCATCGTTTAATTCAGGCAGAATATCCCCTCAGCGAAGGACTGGAAGGGTTTAAATTAGCTCAACAAAAAGGGGCCTTAAAAGTCTTATTAAATATGGAAGAATAG
- a CDS encoding bifunctional 4-hydroxy-2-oxoglutarate aldolase/2-dehydro-3-deoxy-phosphogluconate aldolase, with translation MYKQRWLDLLQNYRAIAVIRSPDLKLGMQLAHAVAQGGMGLIEITWNSDRPADLIALLRQQLPHCTIGAGTLLTSNDVQQAIACGAEFLFSPHTHPPLIEQAIKAHIPIIPGALTPTEIVTAWQTGASSVKVFPIQAIGGSHYLKSLHGPLGHIPLIPTGGVTLDNAPDLIKAGAIAVGLSSQLFPPSLVKQQNWQAISDNTRQLLAQLRMDDT, from the coding sequence ATGTACAAGCAACGGTGGTTAGACTTACTACAGAATTATCGGGCGATCGCCGTCATCCGTTCTCCCGATCTGAAACTGGGGATGCAACTCGCTCACGCAGTGGCTCAAGGAGGCATGGGCTTAATTGAGATTACCTGGAATAGCGATCGCCCCGCCGATCTGATCGCCCTACTGCGCCAACAACTGCCCCACTGTACCATCGGCGCAGGAACCCTACTGACTAGCAATGACGTGCAACAGGCAATCGCCTGTGGTGCAGAATTTCTATTTTCTCCCCATACCCATCCCCCCCTGATCGAACAAGCCATCAAAGCCCATATTCCCATCATTCCCGGCGCTCTTACCCCCACCGAAATTGTCACCGCTTGGCAAACCGGAGCCAGTAGCGTCAAAGTCTTTCCCATTCAAGCCATTGGTGGAAGCCACTATCTTAAAAGCTTACATGGCCCTTTAGGTCATATTCCCCTCATTCCCACCGGAGGCGTTACCCTAGACAATGCCCCCGATCTGATTAAAGCCGGGGCGATCGCCGTCGGGTTATCCAGCCAACTCTTTCCCCCATCCCTAGTCAAACAACAGAATTGGCAGGCAATTTCAGACAACACTCGCCAACTTCTAGCACAATTACGCATGGATGATACATAG
- the murJ gene encoding murein biosynthesis integral membrane protein MurJ, protein MPDSSKSSRSLAGIAGLVAIATLVSKVAGLVRQQAIAAAFGVGPAVDAYTYAYVIPGFLLILLGGINGPFHSAIVSALAKRKPEEAAPLVETITTLVSLILLPVTLFLVVAADPLINLVAPGLLQTPEGMEIHAIAVEQLRIMAPLALLAGWIGIGFGTLNAGDQYFLPSISPLFSSLTILASLGALFLQLGSDIINPEYARIGGQVLAWGTLGGAAIQWFAQLVVQWRSGLGTLRLRFQFRQPGVGQILRVLGPATLSSGMMQINVYTDLFFASFIPQTASALGYAGLLVQTPLGILSNMLLVPLLPVFSRLTEPENWPELKQRIRQGMILTALTMLPLGGLMIALSDAIVRVVYERGAFDPQASQFVSSLLVAYGIGMFVYLGRDVLVRVFYALGDGQTPFRISVISIVLNGVLDYVLIQTFGAPGLVLATVGVNLFSMVAMIILLDRKIQGLLWQGWMIPILNLTLVSAIASSLAWFVNDTLEQLWTTPTFLFHLLQLSISGSIGLGIFVLLCLPLKLPETQSFIARIRQKLGR, encoded by the coding sequence ATGCCTGATTCTTCTAAATCATCTCGCTCTTTAGCGGGAATTGCGGGTTTAGTGGCGATCGCCACCTTAGTCAGTAAAGTGGCGGGTTTAGTCCGTCAACAGGCGATCGCGGCGGCGTTTGGAGTGGGGCCGGCAGTAGATGCCTATACCTATGCCTATGTGATTCCCGGTTTTCTGCTTATCCTCTTAGGGGGAATCAATGGCCCGTTTCATAGTGCCATTGTCAGTGCTTTAGCCAAGCGTAAACCGGAAGAGGCTGCGCCGTTGGTTGAAACGATTACAACATTGGTCAGTCTGATTTTACTGCCGGTTACCCTGTTTTTAGTGGTAGCAGCTGATCCCCTGATCAATTTGGTGGCTCCGGGACTGTTGCAAACGCCCGAAGGAATGGAGATTCATGCGATCGCCGTAGAACAATTGCGGATCATGGCTCCTCTGGCGCTCCTAGCAGGGTGGATTGGGATTGGATTTGGCACATTGAACGCGGGAGATCAATATTTTCTCCCCTCCATTAGTCCCCTGTTTTCTAGTTTGACCATTTTAGCCAGTTTAGGCGCTCTCTTCCTGCAACTTGGCTCCGATATCATCAACCCCGAATATGCTCGCATCGGGGGGCAAGTGTTGGCTTGGGGAACCCTTGGAGGTGCAGCGATCCAATGGTTTGCCCAACTGGTAGTGCAATGGCGATCGGGTTTAGGAACCCTGCGACTCAGGTTTCAGTTTCGCCAACCGGGAGTCGGTCAAATCTTGCGGGTGTTGGGCCCGGCGACCCTTTCTTCTGGCATGATGCAGATTAATGTTTATACTGACCTCTTTTTTGCTTCCTTCATCCCCCAAACCGCCTCAGCCTTGGGCTATGCGGGCTTATTGGTACAAACACCTCTGGGTATTCTCTCCAATATGCTTTTGGTTCCCCTGTTACCGGTCTTTTCCCGGCTTACGGAACCGGAAAATTGGCCAGAACTGAAGCAGCGCATCCGCCAAGGGATGATTCTCACCGCCCTGACGATGTTACCCTTGGGGGGGTTGATGATTGCCCTCAGTGATGCGATCGTGCGGGTGGTGTACGAGCGCGGAGCCTTTGACCCGCAAGCGTCCCAGTTTGTTTCTAGCTTACTGGTAGCCTATGGCATCGGCATGTTTGTTTACTTAGGCCGAGATGTATTAGTGCGTGTCTTTTATGCCCTCGGAGATGGTCAAACCCCTTTTCGGATCAGTGTTATTAGTATTGTCTTGAATGGGGTGTTAGATTATGTATTGATTCAAACTTTTGGCGCACCGGGTTTGGTGTTGGCCACAGTGGGCGTTAACTTGTTTTCCATGGTGGCAATGATTATTTTGTTGGATCGGAAAATTCAGGGTTTACTCTGGCAAGGGTGGATGATTCCGATACTGAATTTGACCCTAGTGAGTGCGATCGCCTCCTCCCTCGCGTGGTTTGTTAACGACACCTTAGAACAACTCTGGACAACCCCCACTTTTCTCTTCCATCTCCTGCAACTCTCCATTTCCGGCTCCATCGGTTTAGGGATTTTTGTTCTCCTCTGCCTCCCCCTAAAATTACCCGAAACCCAATCATTTATCGCTCGCATCCGACAAAAATTAGGACGGTAG